From the genome of Solanum lycopersicum chromosome 12, SLM_r2.1:
TAACAGACCTCCTTGATTCAAGACAAGCAGCCCAATCAGAGTCACAGTAAGCACTGACAGTAAGATCAGCCttgtttgaaataaaaatacccaTGGTTGGATCCTTTTTCAAGTATGTGAGTACATGGTAGGCTGCTTTCAAAGGTGTTTCCCTGGGTGATTGCATGAACTCACTCAAATGTTGGACACTATAGGATATGTCCATTCTAGTATTAGTTAGAAAATTGAGCTTGCCAATTAACTTCCTATATTGAGTAGGATCAGTTAAGAGTTTACCATCTGTGGCTTTTAAATTTTAGTGCAATCAAGTGGCGATGAAGTAGTTTTGTAACTAAACACATCAAAATCCTTCAGAAGATCAGAAGTGAATTTCCTCTGAGAGATAAGAACACCATCATGTCTGTACAATATTTCTAGGCCTAAGAAATAGTGTAGTTTACCCAAGTCTTTTATTCTGAATTGGTTATGCAGGAAACACTTTAAAGAATTGATTTCAGCAACATCATTACCTGTCATGATTATACCATCCACCTATATAGCAACAAATACCAAAGAACTCCCATTCTTTTTGTAAAACAAAGAATAGTCACTATCTGAATGTTGATACCCGCTTGAACACAAACTGTTTGCTAGCTTCTCATACCATTGCCTACATGCCTGCTTCAGGACATACAAggatttctttaatttgcaCACCATGTTATCACAACCCGTTGTAAGAACTTCTGGAGGTACCATGTAAACTTCCTCATGTAAATCACCATGTAAAAATGCATTATTCACATCTAGTTGATAGAAATTCCAACCTTTCTTAACAGCTAACGAAATCAGTGTTCTAGCAGTAGTCATTTTCACCACAGGTGAAAATGTTTCAGAGTAATCTACTCCAGCTTGTTGTGTATAACCTTTTATTACCAGCCTAACCTTGAATCTCTCTATACTTCCATCAGCTTTATGCTTTATTTTGTATACTCATTTACAACCAATAGCCTTTTTTCCATCAGGTAACATGACCATTTCCCAAGTATCATTAGCATAAAAAGCTTCAAACTCATGTGTCATGGCTTGCTGCCAAGCAGGGTGCAATATTGCCTCTTCAAAAGAATTAGGTTCACATTCATGTGAAATGGTTGTGACTAGCTGTTGGCTATCAGAACAAAGACTATTGAAACATACAAGTTTATTGTGAGACACAAAAGCATTGAGGGAATGTAACTTAGGTAATCCTTTATATAACTAGGAGTATTTATTGTTCTGGAAGTTCTTCTAAGTTTTTGTGGTTCTTGTGGTGTAGAATCATGTATATCAACAGATGTTGTTTCATATATGTAAGTAATATTGGTTACTTGATTGTCAGTGACTTCATGTGGTGTAAGATTGTCCAGCATttcatcaacaacaaaaatgtttatttttccaGGCATACAAGGCATATTAACAGAATGAGTGAGCATTTGTAAAATAGAACTGAAACTAGAGTCATCAGGAgcaagaaaaaaaggaaaaattttctCATGGAAAATAACATCTCTAGATATGTGAACTTTCTTTGTAGCTAGATTAAGGAATTTGTAGCCTTTTGTATTGAATGGGTAGCCAACAAAAACATGGAGAGTGGTTCTTGGTTCAAGTTTATCCTTGTTAGTTTTTAAGACAGTTGGAAAACAATGAAAACCAAAACTCTTAAGATGAGAATATGTAGGTTGTTTATGGTATAATATCTCATATGGAGATTTGCTCTAAAGAATTTTAGTAGgaaatatgtttattatatatGTGGCAGTTAATACACACTCACCCCAGTATCTCATGggtaattttgattgaaataagAGTGCTCTTGCTGTTTCAAGCAAGTATTTATGTTTCCTCTCTACCattccattttgttgaggtgtataTGGACAGGTCCTTTGGTGTATAATGCCTTtggtttgaaaaaaatatacagcTTCTGATGAGGTAAATTCTAAACCATTGTGTGATCTTATGGATTTCAACCTAGTTTGAAATTGGTTGTCTATGAGAGATACAAAGGGCTTTTATGGCTTGAAGAGCATTACTTTTGCACCTTAGTAACTCGGTCAAAGTGGACCTACTGTAGTCATCCACCATAGTAAGAAAATAATGGTAACCATCATGAGTAGGAATATGATATGGCCCCATAAATAAACATAGAGTAATTCAAAGATTGTGGTAGTTGTAGATGTGCTTTCTGGAAAAAGAATTCTAGTTTGCCTAACCATAGGGAATATATTGCATGTAAAAGGTTGTTTAGGAGAAAATATTCCTCATCTTTACAAAGGGTACATGGCCTAATCTAGCATCCCACAAGAGTTCATCACTATAAGTGTGACTAGAGACATCAGCAAATGAAAGACATTTATCATtagaataagaagaaggaaTAGTCTTACAATCTGCTTTATTTGTAGTAGAAATTGGAGATTGTCTTACAGAAGATGCAATGTGAAATTTTTAGACAAGACGACAATTAGAATGAGGTGAGTTTTCCTCAGCAGACTTGCAGCACTCGTGACATTTTTGACACAAGAAATACAGACCATTCTTGGCTTTAACAAGTTCCAGAGGGCTCTTCAGAAAAGGTCCCTCCAACAAAcaagaaaatttatcaaaactGATTACTCCATTAATTTGTAATGCCAAAAAATGAACAGAAATGAGATTAAACTTGAAGCTAGGCACAAATAACACTTTACTTAGAGTTAAAACTAGATTTAAACAAGCATCACCAACTTGAGTCACTTCAACCTTGTAACCATTTGGGAGTGATATTAAGAAAGAATATGGGAGTGTTTTAATGTTTGTGAGATAGGTTTTATCATAGGTCATATGATGTGATGCTCCTAAATCTATTATCCAAGAGCCAGCAGTCAGCATAACACATTTTCAAGAAACATCACCTATATCATTGATTGAGGAATAACAAGCATGTATACCTGCCAAGTTCACAGCCCCATTTAGCATGCTATttgaattatcaaaattaaaacctCCATTTCCAGCTTGTATAGTTCCCATGATGTTGAGTTGTTGTTCATACTGATCTTTGGACAGGTTAAGTGGCATCTACTTTCCCATTTCAGACTCTTCCTCAGATTGTTGTGTATTCATATCAGAAGCACACATATATGTTGCAGAACTTGTTCCTTTTCCCTTTTGAAACTTTAGATTGGATGGATATCCATGAAGTTTATAATATCTATCGCTCGTGTGTCCTGATTTCTTGCAATAGTCACAGACTAAAAAAGACCTGTTGATACTTGAATTCCCTCTAGACACATTATTATTGCTTGTATTACCAGAACTAGTTCCAGCTCCGTTAGATAAACTATAATTTGTTCTGAATCCCTTGTAAcctacattattattatattgtccATAAGCATTGAGAGAAGTAGAATCCAAGGTTGTATGATTATGAGGCTTCACTCCTCTCTGCTTTTCTTTTTGGCATAGAATGGCAAAGGCTTGAGccttgctaggaagagtgctcaTCATAAGAATGCTACCTATAATAGTCGTATACATTACATTTAACCCCATTAAAAAATGTATCAACCTTCTATCTTGTTAAGCTTTCTGTAACTTTGTTTTACCCCAACAACAGCACGCACATGTGCACTGAGAGTTGATATCAACTGTGCTCATTTCCTCCCACAACTTTTTCATTGTTGTGTAATACTTAGTGATGTCTAAAGTACCTTGAACAAGTTCATTATTCTCCTTCTGTAATTGATACAATTTACACCCATTGGTTTGATCGTATCTTTCCTCTAACTCTGCCCATAACTCATTGGCATTATTCACATATTGCAGGCTATCACGCAATTCTTGAGACAAGGAATTTAAGATCGAAGATGTGACCATAGCATCACATCTCTCCCATTGCATTAAATTAGGATCAGTAGAAACAGGTTTCACAATTGCTACATTAATAAAACCTGTTTTGCTTTTAACTGACAATGCTCAGAGAACTGCTCTTCGCCAAGATCTATACCAGTACCATCTAAAAGTCCAAGTAACAGGCATGATTCTGCCTTTTCTGAGGGATGCAGGTAAAAAGGACTGGTGAAATCCAATCAAGATGTAGTTGAACTAGAAGCAGAATCACCTCCAACTTGAGTACCAGTCATTGTGTTCGAATATTTATGAGAAAATCTAACACGAAAACAACTAGAAACTTGCTAATCTCCAACTACGAAATGTGTTTTCTCAATCAagaaagaaacaagaagaaaaaggaaaatggcAGAAACAGAGAATTCACAACACAATCTCTCAATCAGTTAATCGAATCGATTGAAAACAACACAGGAGGAGAAGAAGCTTACGAATCGATTTCGAAGCAAGAACAACTACGATACAttaaccaatgctctgataccatttaaAGATTATCACCATTGATGAAATTCATTCCTTTACACCATTGATGACCTTTAACTAGAGTTGTAACTGAATTGAGAGAGGAAAACTGTATATTGTATTGAATGTGAAGTAAATGAAGAAGATTACAATATGAACCTATATATAAAACTAACAACCTTGCCAACTAACTTTActctaattaattaactattggaaatagaaagaaacagaAATTGTTACTTAGAGATTGTTACTAAcagaaaatattaattgatcTTATATTCTCATCACAAGATTTGAAGCGTtagcatgaaaaaaattaagaacttTGATCAACATATAAAGTTCCTCAACGCGacatttactctttttttttactattttaataaatgtgttaggaaaattaaagattttataataaatttattagattcggtcaaacaaaatatttgaattaattgtaTGACAATTATGGCTAAGAAATTTCTagaaacttgaatttttttaaatgcaaTACCCGAATTAGTGAATACCCTTGTAATTGATGGATTGGAATGAATGGCTAGCATCCTCAACTTTCCAAAtccttaaataattaaaaaaattataaaagtgaatgagaaaatagtcaaaaaaaattaaaagcaaaagTGTATTGTTACTAATCTCCTGTAATTCGAGTCAAAAAACATTAGAAATGATTTTGTTAGGTATATAGACATAATAAATGTATCTAAatggaggaaaaaaaataaaataaataactttattgGGTATATATACATACTCAAGTGAAGTAAAGATCTTTCTTGCAACTATTGAAGCTCTAAAAAAAAAGAgcttttgagattttatgtgTGGAGagtgggggggagggggggggcaCTTTATTTATAGTGATTCATGATTAGAAGCATAAGTATGACAAAATTAAGAATTTCGGTCAAGTTTTTATGTTgctcaattcaacattaatatttttaatgtatataatgaatttgttaagaaaattaatgaatttatacTAAAGTTATTAGATTTggtcaaacaaaatatttcaattaattatgtaaaaattacgGCTAAGACACTTCTCgaagtttgaatttttgtaaatcgGTGTACCGAATTAGTTAATACACTTTTACTTGCCGGATGGGAATGAATAGTCGGCATCCTTAAATATGTGaaccaaaaataataacataattaatgaAGTGAACCGTAAAACACGAAAAAGTGTATTGTTTTATTGAATGCATGTCTAGTCAACAAGTTGTTTTAATGACTTTGTTAtgtatataaacatataaatacatcgaaaaggaggaaaagaaatgaaagaatgaCATTCTTGGGTTTATAGATATACTCAAATGAAGTAAAGATCTTTCTTGCTACTATTGAATCCCTTGAGATTTTAAATGTAAAGAGTGAAAAGGGGACGACTTTATTTATGGTGATTCTAGATTTGAAGTgtaagtatgaaaaaattaagactCTGGGTCAACTTTTATGTTGCTTAGGTCTAcattaatgtttttaaaaatatataataaatgcgttaacaaaattaaagaatttagtCGAAAGTTAATATATTTGGTAAAATCAAATACTtgaattaattatgtgaaaatACGGCTAAGACACTTCtcgaagtttaaattttttaaattggtaCCTAAATTAGTGAATATACTTTTACATGCCAGATGAGAATGTATGGACGACATCCTCAAATCTCCGAATTTtagaataataacataattaggAAAGTGAACAATAAAATCatccaaaacatgaaaaaatttattgcTTTTAATTGAATGTATCTCGAGTCGACAAAAAGTTTTAATGACTTCGTTAGGTATATAGACATATAAATACATCTAAAAGGAggataagaaattaaaaaaatgacatgttggATATATAGACATACTTAAGTGAACTAAAGTTCTTTCTTTCTATTATTGTAGCtctcaaaagaaaaagatttttacATTTTGTGTAAAGAGAGTGAAAGGAAAAGGACCTAATTTATAGTTATTCAAGATTTGAAGCttaagtatgaaaaaattaaaaaatttgggTCAACATTTTATGTTGCTTAAtcaaacattaatattttataacttttaaggAATGTGTTaagaaaattcattaatttagacTAAAGGTATTATATTtggtcaaaaaaatatttgaattaattatatgaaagtgATTGTTAAGAAACTTCtcgaagtttgaattttttaaattggagtACCCGAAATATGAATACCTTTTACTTTCCGAATGGGGATTAATGGTCGATGTTTTCAACTTTCCGAATCTTAAgataataacttaattatgaaagtgaacgataaaataatcaaaaggaaaacatGTATTGCTTTTAATTAACTCTAATTTGAGTCAACAAGCAAGATAAATGACTTTCTTAGGTATATACACAGACATATAACGGCatcttgaaaaaaatgaaagaaaatgaaataaatgactTTGTAAGGTTTATAGACATACTAAAGTGAAGTAAAACTCTTTCTTTCTACTATTGAAgcactcaaaataaaaaacttttgaGATATTATGCGTCAGAGTGAAAGAGGGATGACTTTATTCATACTGTTTCATGATTAGAAGTGtaagtataaaaaattaagaatggtcaacattttatgtttgctcaattcaacattaatattttttaaaatatttaataaataagttaagaaaattaaagatttttattCAATGTATTAGgttctgtaaaaaaaaaattcgaattaattatgtgaaaatTACGGCTAAAACACTTCTCGatgtttgaatattttaaatcgGAGTACAAAAATTTGTGAATACAGATTTATTTGCAGGATGGGAAAGTATGTCCGGCATCTTCAAATCTCTGaatcctaaaataataatattattaagaaagtatattgtttttaattgaatGTATTTCGAGTCAACATGCAGTTTTAATGACATCGTTTTGTATATAGACATGAATCTAAAAGgaggaaaagaaatgaaagaaatcaCCTTGTTGGCTGCATAGACATACTCAAGTGAAGTAAAGCTCTTTGTTGCTACTACTAAAGCTCTCAAAAGAAAAAGGCTATGAGATTTTGTGTGTGGAGAGTGAAAGGGGAGGATTTTATTTATAGTGATTGAGGATTTGAAgcgtaagtatgaacaaattaagaatttgggtaaacattttatttttctcaattcaacattaacattttaaaaaatatataatgaatttgtTAAGAAAGAATTTAGACTAAAGTTAATATAtccaataaaagaaaatattagaattgacTATATAAAATTACAGCTAAGACACTTCAGgaagattgaattttttaaattggagtACCTTAATTAATCAATACACTTTTACTTACCGGATGGGAATGTATAGCCAGCATCCTCAAATGTCTGTatcctaaaataataacatcatTAAGAAAGTGAACAGTAAAATAgttaaaaacatgaaaaactaTGTTGTTTTTAATTGAATGTATTTTGAGTCAACAAACAGTTTTAATGACTTTGTTAGGTTAAGATGGACATATAAATGCATCTAAAAGGgggaaaagaaatgaaagaaatgacTTTGTTGGGTATATAGACATACTAAAGTGAAGTAAAGCTATTTCTTGTTACTATTTAAGCCTTCAAAAGAAGGAgcttttgagattttatgttTGGAGAGTGAAAACCGGATGACTCTATTTATAGCGATTCAGTATTTGAAGCGTAAGTATTACAAAATTAAGATTTTGTGTCAACATTTTGTGTTGTTCAATTCagcattaatattttttaaaaaatatttaatgaatgcggtaagaaaattaagtaatttagACTAATGTGATTagacaatatatataaattaattatatgaaagttaTAGCTAAGAAACTTCTCGaatattagattttttaaattggagTACCTCAATTAGTGAATAGCCTTTTAATTGCCGATGGGAATGAATGGCCGGCATCCTAAAATTTTCgaatcctaaaataataaaataattatgaaagtgaATGACAAAATCGTCAAAGAAGGAAAAGTGTGTTGTTTTTAATTGATTGTAATTCTTGACAACAAGTAGCATAAATGACATTGTTAggtatatagatatataaatgCATcttaaagaaggaaaagaaaagaaaaaatttactttattaGGCATATAGATATACTCAGGTGTAGTAAAGCTCTTTTTTGCTACTATTGAAGCtcacaaaaaataaacttttgagattttatgtgTGGAGAGTGAAAGGGGGTCGACTTTATTTAAAGTGATTTAGGATTTGAAGCGCTTGTATGAAAAACTTAAGAATTTGGGTAAACTTTTCATGTTGCTCAATTCAACATgaatatctttttaaatatataatgaatgcgttgaataaaaaaatttagaccacaattataaatttcagtcaaataaaatatttgaattaattatatgaatgttatagcaaagaaatttcttgaagtttgaattttttaaattggaaTTTCTGATGAATATCCTTTTACTTGCTAGATGGGAATGAATGGTTGGCATCCTCAACTATCCGaatcctaaaataataacataaatatgaaaGTTAACGACCAAATagtcaaaaaaaggaaaaaattatattgtttttaattgaatGTACTTCGAGTAAAAAAGCAATATAAATGTCTTTGGTAGGTTATAGACACATAAATGCATCTAAAAAGAGGAAAGGGAATGAAATAAATGACTTTGTTGGGTACACAGACAAGGGTATAGAGACATAATCAAGTGAAATAAAACTCTTTCTTGCTACAATTGAAGCTCTCAAAGGAAAGAGCTTTTGACATTTCGTGTGTGGAGAGTGAAAGGGGGACACATTTATTTATAGTGATTCAGTATTTGAAGCGtaagtatgaaaaattatatacgAATTTGGGTCAACATTTTATGTCGCtcaattcaacaaaaatattttttttaaaaaatatttaataacataaagttatttgaataaattatatgaaaGGTACGGCTAAGAAATTTCTAAAAGTTCGAATTTTAAAATTGCAATACCCGAATTAGTGAATACCCTTTTACTCTCTTGATTGAAATGAATAGTAAGCATCCTCAACCCTCCGaatcctaaaataaaaaataataattatgaaagtGAACGACAAAATCGTCAAATAAAGGAAAAAGTTTGTTGTTCTTAATTATCTGTAATTCTAGTCAACAAACATTTTTGCTGACTTTGTTAGGTATATATAGACATATAAATGCACcttaaaggagaaaaagaaatgaCTTCGTAAGGTATATAGACATACTCAAGTGAAGTAAATCTCTTTCTTGCTACTACTGTAACTCTCACAAGAAAAGACATTTGAGATTTTATGTTGAGTGAAAGGGAGGCAACTTTATGAATAATTATTCAGTATTTGAAGCgtaagtatgaaaaaattaagaatttgtgTCAACTTTTTATGTTGCTCAAttcatctttaatatttttcttttaaataatgaatcgttaacaaaattaaagaatttatacTTACGTTTTTAGATTcggtcaaaaaaaatatttgaattaattatatgaaagttaTAGCAAAGAAACTTcttgaagtttgaattttttaaattggagtTTTTTGAGTTGGTGAATACCCTTTTACTATCTGGATGGGAATGAATGGCCGGCATCGTCAACTCTCCGAACcctaaaataatatcataattgtAAAAGTGAAGGACAAAATAgtcaaaagaaagaaacattgtactatttttaattgattgtaGTTCAAGTAAACAAGCAGTAAAAATGACTTTGTTAGATATATAGACATAATAAATGCATCTAAAAGGAGGAAAAGAAATTGAAGAAATGACTTTGTTGGGTATATAGACATACTCAAGTGAAGTAAAGTGCTTTCTTGATACTATTAAAGCTCTTAAAAAAGagcttttgaaattttatgtaAGGAGAGAGAAAGGGGGACGACTTTTGTTTATTGTGATTTTGCATTTGAAGGGTTagtattaaaatattgaaaatttgggGCAACATTTTATGTTCCTCAATGcaacaattatatatttttttaatattaataaatgtgTTACGAAAATTAATGAACTTAGAATAAAGTTATTAGATTCGGAacaaattatttgaattaattatatgaaagttaTGCATAAGAAATTTAtagaagtttgaattttttaaattgcaaTACCCGAATTTGTGATTACCCTTTTACTTGACAGGATTGGAATAAATAGCCGGCATTCTAAACTTTCCATATCcttaaataataacataattatgaaagtgaatgagaaaatcatcaaaataaatgagaagtgtattattattaattgacTGTGAATCGAGTCAAGCATTATAAATGACTTTGTTAGGTATATAGgtataataaatatatctaaaaggaggaaaacaaataaaagaaatgacttTGTTGGgtatataatacatatacattcTCAAGTGAAGTAAAACTCTTTCTTGCTACTATTGAAGCTCTCAAAACAAAGAgcttttgagattttatgtgTGGAGAGTGAAAAATGGAATGACTTTATTTATAGTGATTCAGATTAAAAAGagtaagtatgaaaaaaattaagactTTGGGTCAACTTTTCAGGTTGTTCTattcaacattaatattttttaaaatatacgaTGAATGcgttaaaaatattaatgaatttagaCTAAAGTTATTAGATTTggtcaaacaaaatatttaaattaactaCGTGAAAATTATGGCACACAGACTTctcaaagtttgaatttttgaaatcgGAGTTCCCGAATTAGTGAATGCACTTTTACTTGACGGATAGGAATGTATGACCGGAATCCTCAAATCTCCGaatcctaaaataaaaatataaccaAGAAAGTGAACGAAAAAATCGTCAAAAACATGCGGAAGTGTATTAAATTGAATGTATTTTgagtaaacaaataattttgatgACTTTGTTGGTATATAGACATATAAATGCATCTAAAAGgaggaaaagaaatgaaaaaatgacTTTATTGGCCTTATAAACATACTCAAGTGAAGTAAGGCTCTTTCTTGCTACTATTGAAGCTAACAAAACAAAGAGCTTTTGAGATTTGTGTGTGGATAGTAAAAGGGCGACAAATTTATTTATAGTGTTTCACAATTTGAAGCataagtatgaaaaaattaagaatttgggTCAACATTTTATGTTgttcaattcaaaaaaaatatttttttaaaaatatctaataaatttgtttagaaaattaaagaaacaagAATAAAGTTATTAGATtctgtaaaaaaatatttgaattaatgacATAAAAGTAATGGCTAAGAAATTTctagaagtttaaattttttaaattgcaaTATCCGAATTAATGAATACCGTTTTACTTGCCGAATTGGAATGAATGGCCAGAATCCTGAACTTTCCGGATCCTAaaacaataacataattatgaaattCAACGACGAAATTgtcaaaaaagggaaaaagtgTGTTGTTTTTAATTTACTGTAGTTTGAGTAAATAAAGagtttaaatgaattttttaggtatatagatatataaatgCACcttaaaggagaaaaagaaatgaCTTTCTTACGTATATAGACATGCTCAATTGAAGTACATCTTTTTACTACTACTTaaactctttaaaaaaaagacatttgAGATTTTAAGTGAGGAGAGTGAAAGGgggataaattaatttatagttattcagtatttgaagaatgagtacgaaaaaattaagaatttgtgTCAACTTTATATGTTGctcaattcaactttaatattatttttacataacTTATGAATGCGTTgacaaaattaaacaatttagACATAAGATTTTCGATTCGGTCaaacaaaataattgaattaattatatgaaagttaTAGCTAAGAAACTTctcaaagtttgaattttttaaattggagtTTCTGAATTAGTGAATACCCTTTTACTATCTGGATAGATTGAATGGCCGACATCCTTAACTCTCTGaatcctaaaataataacatcattataaaaatgaacgacaaaatcataaaaataaggaaatattgtttttgtttttaattgaatGTAGTTCAAGTCAACAAGcagtataaataattttgttaggTATATATAGACATAACAAATGCATCTAAAAGgaggaaaagaaattaaaaaaatgagtttgttGGGTATATAGAGATACTCAAGTGAAGTAAAGCTCTTTCTTGATACTATTGAAGttcttaaaaaaaagagatttcGAGATTTTACGTGCGAAGAGTGAAAGGGGGACGACTTTAGTTATTGTGATTCAGGATTTGAAGcgttaatatgaaaaaattaaaaatttgggTCAACATTTTATGTTCCACAATGCAacatctatatatttttaaaaaatatttaatacatgtgttaagaaaattaaagaatttaaataaaGTTATTAGACTcggtcaaaaaaatatttgatttaattaaatgaGTGTTATGGCTAAGAAATTTCTagtagttcaatttttttaaaagttgcaGTACCAGAATTAGTGAATACCCTTTTACTTGACAGATTGAAATGAATAGCCGGCATCCTCAACCTTCCAAATCCtaaaattataacataattataaaagtgaatgagaaaaatctttaaaaaaaaagtgcttGTTATTAATTGACTGTAAGTTGAGtcaaaaaacattataaatgactttgttaggtatatagtaataataaacgtatctaaattgataaaatgaaataaaagaaaggaaTTTGTTGGGTCTATATACATACTCAAGTGAAGTAAAACCTTGTTCTTGCTACTATTGATGCTTTCAAGACAAAAatcttttgagattttatgtgTGGCGAGTGAAAGGGGGATGACTTTATTCATAGTGATTCAGGATTAGAATCGTAAGTATgacaaaattatgaattt
Proteins encoded in this window:
- the LOC104644943 gene encoding uncharacterized protein, whose amino-acid sequence is MTGTQVGGFINVAIVKPVSTDPNLMQWERCDAMVTSSILNSLSQELRDSLQYVNNANELWAELEERYDQTNGCKLYQLQKENNELVQGTLDITKYYTTMKKLWEEMSTVDINSQCTCSILMMSTLPSKAQAFAILCQKEKQRGVKPHNHTTLDSTSLNAYGQYNNNVGYKGFRTNYSLSNGAGTSSGNTSNNNVSRGNSSINRSFLVCDYCKKSGHTSDRYYKLHGYPSNLKFQKGKGTSSATYMCASDMNTQQSEEESEMGK